A genomic window from Halorubrum trapanicum includes:
- a CDS encoding sulfatase-like hydrolase/transferase: MTSDLSTSSAADADASNDDATVSNVVLVTVDSLRADAVSPYDDERRSPVIDGLANGGTVFDRAFATGNWTPFSFPSILASEPVFARSGDIGVDESVTLAEVLSDAGIATGGFNAANGFLTDHWGYPDGFDEFEPFVTSVGSSRYSRYLAAHPTVEAWIQLASSPIRRLGSRLRGESDDRPFLDASRMFDVEDAATGFVDDTDEPFFLWVHYMDTHTPYVPAPRYIREVSDGIVGTHQMLHAHARTSLGLEVGERTLRELRTLYQATVRQVDASIGRLLDSLEGAGVADDTAVLLAGDHGEEFQEHGHLAHYPKLYDELIHVPLVADVPGLDGGRVDGHVGLDAIPPTVADLLGVDPAPEWHGESLVPALGGDGAPSATSDGGDVRSETSDEADADGPDVPDDPVVSVTVRGEEVTQQPIPRSLSDGDLFVSARDDDWTFIENVDAGERELYHRPADPTQRENLAVDPDEEAQAVIDRLAPVVDAHAELLRERGAAAEAAAAERGEEEVDEDLEARLEALGYT; encoded by the coding sequence ATGACATCCGACTTGTCGACATCTTCAGCCGCGGACGCGGACGCGTCGAACGACGACGCGACCGTCTCGAACGTCGTTCTCGTCACGGTGGACTCGCTGCGCGCGGACGCCGTCTCCCCGTACGACGACGAGCGGCGCTCGCCCGTCATCGACGGCCTCGCCAACGGCGGGACCGTGTTCGACCGCGCGTTCGCGACGGGCAACTGGACGCCCTTTTCGTTCCCGTCGATCCTCGCGTCGGAGCCCGTGTTCGCTCGGTCGGGCGACATCGGCGTCGACGAGTCGGTGACGCTCGCGGAGGTGCTCTCCGACGCCGGGATCGCGACCGGCGGGTTCAACGCCGCCAACGGCTTCCTCACCGACCACTGGGGGTACCCCGACGGGTTCGACGAGTTCGAGCCGTTCGTCACGAGCGTCGGCTCCAGCCGCTACAGCCGGTACCTCGCCGCCCACCCGACGGTCGAGGCGTGGATCCAGCTCGCGTCCTCCCCGATCCGCCGGCTCGGGTCGAGGCTCCGCGGCGAGAGCGACGACCGCCCGTTCCTCGACGCCTCGCGCATGTTCGACGTCGAGGACGCCGCGACCGGGTTCGTCGACGACACGGACGAGCCGTTCTTCCTGTGGGTCCACTACATGGACACCCACACCCCGTACGTCCCCGCGCCCCGGTACATCCGCGAGGTGTCGGACGGCATCGTCGGCACCCACCAGATGCTCCACGCGCACGCCCGGACGAGCCTCGGACTCGAAGTGGGCGAGCGGACCCTCCGCGAGCTCCGGACCCTGTATCAGGCGACGGTACGGCAGGTCGACGCCAGCATCGGCCGCCTGCTCGACAGTCTGGAGGGCGCGGGCGTCGCCGACGACACCGCGGTGCTGCTCGCTGGCGACCACGGCGAGGAGTTCCAAGAGCACGGCCACCTCGCCCACTACCCGAAGCTGTACGACGAGCTGATCCACGTCCCGCTCGTGGCCGACGTCCCCGGGCTCGACGGCGGCCGCGTCGACGGCCACGTCGGGCTCGACGCCATTCCGCCCACGGTCGCCGACCTCCTCGGCGTCGACCCCGCCCCCGAGTGGCACGGCGAGTCGCTCGTGCCGGCGCTGGGCGGCGACGGCGCTCCGTCCGCGACTAGCGACGGTGGCGACGTCCGATCGGAAACCAGCGACGAGGCCGATGCCGACGGTCCGGACGTCCCCGACGATCCCGTCGTCTCGGTGACCGTCCGCGGCGAGGAGGTGACCCAGCAGCCGATCCCCCGGTCACTGTCCGACGGCGACCTGTTCGTCAGCGCGCGGGACGACGACTGGACGTTCATCGAGAACGTCGACGCCGGCGAGCGGGAGCTGTACCACCGCCCCGCGGACCCGACCCAACGGGAGAACCTCGCGGTCGACCCCGACGAGGAGGCGCAGGCGGTGATCGACCGGCTCGCGCCGGTCGTCGACGCCCACGCGGAGCTGCTCCGCGAGCGCGGCGCCGCGGCCGAAGCGGCCGCGGCCGAGCGCGGCGAGGAGGAGGTCGACGAAGACCTCGAAGCTCGCCTCGAAGCGCTCGGGTATACGTAA